The genomic segment CGAGCGCCTGTTGCGCCCCGACGATCCGCTGCTGGGAGCGACCTACAACAACCTCGCCACCATGCTGAGCCAGAGCGGCGACCGCCAGGGCGCGCGCGAATACTACGAGAAGAACCTTCGTATCCAGGAGGCTCAACCCGGCCCGGCGACTCCGTGGCTGGCCAGCGCGCTTTACAACCTGGGAGGCCTGGAGTTCGACCTGGATCATTACGAGGCCGCGCGTGGCCTGTATGAACGGGCGCTGATCCTACTCGAGAAGCTGTATGCGCCCGACCACGTGGAGATCTCCGCCGCGCTGCTCAATATCGGCAAAGTCGCCGCGCGACAGGGCGACTTCGGTCGCGCCGAGTCCACTCTGGCCCGCGCCGCCCAGATCCGCGCTCGGGTATTCGGCCTTCAGTCACCGATGCTGGCCAAGGTCGATCGCGCCCGCGGGGAGATGTGGCGACTGAAAGGAGAGTATCCCCGGGCACAACGGGCGCTTCAACGCGCGATCCGAACCTTCGAGAGTGCGGGCAGAACCGACAGCCTCGAGGCGGCAACGACCTGGATCGACTATGCCGACTGCCTGCGCGACATGAAGGACGGAGACGGCGAGCGCGCTGCGCTGGGCCATGCGCTCCAGATCCGCGAGGCGCTGCTTTCGCCTGGCGACTCCGCAGTGGCGGAGGTCGAGCAACGACTGGGCAGCGGGTCCTGAGCGGCCCGTTGGAGCGGGCGGCGATTGTCTCAGTCCTGATCCCGCCACCCGGCGCCGGCCGCGTTTCGCGGCGGCGTCGCCTCGGCGCCGGCGAGCCGCCTCGCTTGTGATCGGGCGTCAGGAGGTCGGAGCCGCCAGCGCGACGTAGAGACTGCTGCCGCGGCGGTCGACCCGCAGCAGCAGGTTCTTCGGATCGGCGGCGACCTCGTGTTCGAGCTGGGCGACGGTGGCCACCGACTTGTGATCGGCCTCGACGATCACGTCGCCGGGTCGGAGCCCCGACATCGACGCGACGGTGCCGGGCGCAATGGAGCGGATCGCCACGCCCCGCGTGTCGTCCACGCCGGCGTTCTGGGCCAGCGCCGGCGTCAATGGCTCCACCTCGAGCCCGAGCCGGCCGAGAAGATTCCGACCCTCGGGAGCGGGAGCCGCCGCCAGTGGCGTCCCGGACTGCGAACCGAGCTCCACCTCGAGCGAGCGCTGGCGCCCGATCCGCATCACGCCGACCTCGACGCGGCGGCCCGGCAGGGTCGCCGCCACCGCGTTCCGCAGCTCGCGCGAGTCGTCAATCGGGCGATGGTCGTAGCTGACGATCACGTCTCCCGTCTCGATGCCGGCGCGTTCCGCCGGCGAGTCCTTCCGCACCTCTGAAACAAGGGCCCCCACCTTCCCATTCATGTGGAAGTCACGCGCGAGATCGGGCGTGAGGTCCTGGATGGTCACCCCGAGGAACCCTCGCGCGATCTGGCCGCCCCGCAGCAGCGTCGGCAGCTCGTGTTGGATCAGGTTCGCCGGAATCGCGAAGCCCACCCCTGCGGACTGACCAAGGTGTGTCGCGATCGCCGTGTTCATGCCGACGACGTCGCCGCGCATGTCCACCAGCGGCCCGCCCGAGTTGCCGGGATTGATCGGAGCGTCGGTCTGCAGAAAGTCCTCGTAGTCCTCGATCCCGACGTTCGAGCGTCCGGTCGCGCTGATGATGCCCTGGGTGACGGTCTGCGTGAGCCCGAAGGGAGCTCCGATCGCCAGCACGAGGTCACCGACCCGGATCGAATCGGAGTCACCGAAGCGGGCGATCGGAAGATTCGACGGGACGTCCCCCTCGATTCGGATCACGGCGATATCAGCCTTGGCGTCGCTCCCCACCACCTTGGCCGTCATCGTGCGCTGGTCGGCCAGCCGGACCCGGATCTGGTCGACTCCGTCCACCACGTGGTGATTGGTGAGGATGTCGCCGTGTTCATCGATCACGATTCCCGATCCCATGCCCCGCTGAGGGATGGATTGCTCTTGAGGCGTCTGGAAGGGCATCGCGCCGTCCCCGAAAAACTGGCGGAAGAAGTCGTCGTCGCCGAACGGCAAGCTGCGCACCTTGACGATCTTCTCGGAATAGACGCTCACCACCTCGGGACGGACGCGGGCGGCCACCTGCTCGAACGTGCGGCTCAGAGCGAGTGCGGGGGCGACGACGTTGTCCGCGAGGGGATGGCCGGCGTACGCCTGGGCGCCGGAACGAAGCGTGGTGTCGGCCACGATGGCCGCCAGGAGCAACACCAGCGGGATTCCCACCACCATCGCCGTCGTGCGGACGCGCGAAGAACGTTTCATGGCAGCACTCCTTTCTTCGGCCGGTGAAGCCGCGGCCGTCGGGTCCCTCAGCGCATTCGGGGGGCCAGCAACTCTCAAGGTTCCGCGAGCACGTGAGCGGTGATCATGGCGAGGCTCGTGAAGGTCGCGACGTCGCGCACCGCCATCCATTTCTTCTGCCCATCCATTCGGTGCTCCAGTGCGGTGCGGCGCGTGTCGAGGGCCAGGGCGTGGTCACGATCGCGGACCAGGCTGTCCCTCTCGCTCCGCGCGGCCAGCTGCCCCTGGAAGGTCCGTCGCAGCGTTGCCAGGGAGTCCTGCTCCACGGCCTCTGCCTGCCGTAAGCGATCGTGGAGATCGACACGCATTCGCTCGAGCGCGCTGTCGTTCAGCGCGAGCTCACTCGCGATGCCGTCGAGCTTGTCGTTCAGCGAGCGCACCGTCGCGAGATCGGCCTTGTTCGCGAGGATGCCGCGCACCTCGTTGCTCGTCAGGCCGAAGGAGTCGAGTCTTTTCTCGATCGGGTGGAGCTGCTGGCGCTGCGCCCGGGCCACGTCCGAAAGGCTGTCCACCAGGGCCGCCATCTGGTTGAGCTCGGCCGCCCGTTTTTCGGAGGTGCGAGCGAGCGCCAGGTTCCAGATCAGGGCGCCCACGATCGTGACGCCGACCATCGCCAACAGGGCTTGTTGGCGGCCCAGTCGGATCTGCAGCAGTCGAGTTTCGAAGTCCTGCGAAGGTTGCATGGCGAATCGCTCCCTCGCGGCCGCGGCCAGTTCACTCACCCCGCGACTCGTCGTCGCATCGGGCGGTGGACCCGCGCGGGTGAATCGAGCGTCGTTCGCCTCGACCGGCGGGTCGCTAGGGCCCCGCGCCCGCGAGCCGCTGGCGATGTCCGCAGACCGCCTTGAACGCGTGCATGACGGCGTCGGAAAGGGACGCGCGCCGCGGCCGCAGCCGTGGGGTCTCGACGCGCAGGACGACATCGTTGAGCGAGAGCATCCCGACCGCGGCGCCGCTCGCGTCGATTACCGGAAGCCTTCGCACCTGGGACTCCGCCATGCGTTGGAGCGCCGCCGAAAGCTCCTCTTCCGGTCCGATGGACTGAAGCGAACGGCTCATGGCGTCGCAGACGCGAATCTCATGCGGACCTCGCCGCCGCGTGGCGACGGCCATGCAGATGTCCCGATCGGTGATCACTCCGACCACCCGCGAACTGCCGGGCTCGGTGACCGGCAGTGCTCCGCAATCGTGGTCCCACATCAGCATCGCGGCTGCCGCCAGCTCGGAGTCGGATCCGCACGTCTCGACCGGGACCGTCATCACTTCTCGCACCCTCATGGTGCCCCTCCCGAGGAATGGGAACGAGTCGGTGCGGCCCTGATCGGGGCTCGGGGGCGAGCGTCGCGCGAACCGACTACGGTCGCGACCGGCGACGGCGCAGGTGTCAGGGCGAGTTCGCCCGTGGCTCCAACTCCAGTAGATACCTCCGACGCGCACGCGGTCGTCCGGCGCTTGTGAAGTCAATGCCAGTTATCGATCAAGCGTGTCGCCGCCACGCGATGACGCGAACCGGTCCTGCGAGCCGCGAACCGGATTCGGGCCCTCTCCGGAGTCGACCACTCACCGTGGGCCGGGGTCGCCGGCTCGCGATATCCGCCCTGCTGTCAGCTCTCCGGTTGCTCGAGCCGCCCGAGAAAGAGCACGACCCCGGTGCGCGGGTCGCGGATCACGAACAGAAACGGATGGTCGGCCCGAAAGACGACCGGCATGGGACGAATGATCGCGGTGGGCATGATGACGCCGGTCGCGGCTGCGGCAGTGGTGCCCTGTTCGTCGACCGCCACGAAGGTCCGGTGGATCACGGCGCCAATGAACAGATCGCGCCGGCCGTCGATGCCGGAGAAGTCGGCGCGCGCAGGATCGAAGGCGTCGAGCATTCCCAGCGCGGGCAGCTCCCGCTCCAGCGCGCAGTCGGCATCGAACCGGAATCGCGGCAGATGCACCTCGACCGAGCGTTCCTTCATCGCCGCGAGCCAGCGATTCAGCTTTGGAAGCGTGAAATCGCGCTCAACCGGCTCGAGGTCGGCCGCGCTGCGCGGCAGGATGAGCAGCATTTGCAGCCGGTCTCCGGCGTACGGAAGCTCGAGCAGCTGGACGCGGGCGTCGTCGGCATAGCCGTAGGAGCGCGTCGCCTGCATGAAGGGCGCCTGAATCGTCGCCTTCGGCGAGTGGAAATCCTCGTCGCGGGTCGCCGCCTTCTCGAAGGCGTGCTCCCACCGTCCCGCGAAGTAGGTCGCGTTGGTGATCACCAGCCGCGTCGCCGGGGAGAGTGCGCCGGGAGTCACGAGGCCAGGGATGCGTCCACGCGTCGCCTTCGCCACCCAGGCGTTGATCGTGTCGCTGGCGGCACCGGGCTGCGAGAAATCCAGCGGTTGGAGCCGTGCGCCATAAGACTTCTCGACCTTGCTCCGGTACGCCGATTCGAGTGGCGTCGCGGCGCCGACCCACAGTGCATTGGCGATGTCGAGCTCGTAGGCGGAGTCCCGGGGAGCGAGCTGGCGGCGTAGATCAGAGAATTCGGCGGAAGGCTCGGGGCCAAGATGGAGCGTCGCGCTCATCTGCTGCGCGGTCGTTCCCGACGCGCCCTCGCGAGCCATCGCCAGCGCCATGGCGACGCTCAGCGGTGAGACGCAGGCGTTCCCGGGCGAGGGCGCGACTCGCGCGAACAGCTCGAATCCGAATCGAGCGATTGCTTCACCGGCGCGCGTGCTGGACGGCGCCGTCGGTTTCGAGGCGGCCGTGCCGGCGACGCCAAGGGTGGGGTGGGTCGGGAGGCTGGCCACATACGACAGGCCCACCGCACACGTGAGAGCGAAGCGTTTCATTCGTGTTCGCATCGCACCAAGACTCCAAGAGCCCCCGGCCGTGGCCGGGGGCTCTCACTCTTACACTGAACTGACCCGACTAGAAGCCGGCGATGCCGATCGGGGCGCCCACGCCGGTCGGGAAGTCGTATCCGGCCGCGGCGTGATACGAGCCCGCCGTTCCGCTGGTCACGTCGTAGAAGTTCGCGCCGCCGAGCCCGCCGTAGACGAAGGTGTTCTCGGCGCTCGGACCGCCGCGATTCGCGCCCGCCACGTTGACGATGCCCGCGATCACCGGGCATGCGACACTGGTGCCGCCGAAGATGTACCAGCCACCGTGCCAGTAGACCAGCACGCCGGTGTTCGGATCGGCCACCGCCGCCACGTCGCCGATGCCGCGGTGCGTTCCGACCACGCTCGCCACGCCGCTCTGATAGGAGGGGCGCGACTCGTAAGAGCTCGGACCACAGCCGGTGCCGTTCCACACCGTCTCGCTCGAGCGGGAGTTGCTGCCGGTCAGCAGCAACGAGGTGCCGCCCACCGCCACGACGTTGGGGGAGGCGGCCGGGTAGTCCCGCGCGCCGCCGGTGTCGCCGGTCGAGAACAGGTAGGTCATGCCAGAATGATTGAAGTGCGAATCGCTGCCCGACTCCGAGGACGACTCGCCCCCGCCCCAGCTGTTGGAGCACTGGTGCGCGCCCGAGATCGTCGCAGCGAGGTCATCGGCGCCGTACAGGTTGGCGTTGCTGTTGCTGGCCGCCTCGATCAGCACGATCTTCGCATTCGGCGCCATCGCGTGCGCCCACTCGATGTCGAGGTCCTCTTCCTGGCTCCAGCCGCTGTTGTTGCGCGGTTTGCTCCCGGACGCATAGACGATCTGAAAGACCCGGTTGGTCGAGGCGGTGACGTTGGTCGAGGTCTCCTGCGGCAGGCCAAACTGTGCAGAAAACGCGTTGAAGTCGGCGAGCGCGTACTGGTCGTTGAAAGCATCCACGATCACGATCGTTCCCGATCCGCCGCTCGAGGGAACGCCGTAGGCGGTCTTGATCTGCGACGGGCTGTAGCTCGCCGTGGTGGCCAGCGCAGCCGTGCCCCTCGGCGCGTTGGCGCCGACGAAGATCAGATGGTCGGTATGCATCTCGCCCGCGACGGGAATCGACGACTCGGGTTGGAGGATGTTCGGGTTGTGGTTGAAGGGGACTCCGGTCAGACCATCGGACGTGGAGGAGTCGAGCGGTTGTGCTCCGGTGAGCTGGGACGCGCTGTGCTTTCCGCATCCCGACAGAGCGACCGCCACGACGAGCAACAGGAACGTTCCGAGCAGCGACTTCTTCAGCATTCGCCACCTCCCGGTAGGTGCCAATCCCTGGCCAGCCGGAATGCCGGCTGGGGCCGAAGCGGGAAGTTAAGAGAACGCAAAGCGGCGATCAACAACTTTCGGGATAGTTGGGTCATGCTCTGAAGATTGCAGTTGGCGGGCGGCTGCCCTTCGAGCCACAAGGCCCTGGGCGTGTTCTCAGCCGGCGTTGCTACAACCGACTGGATGGCTGTGACTTACGCCTGATGACTGCAATCTTCGGAGCATCACCCTCTACTCGCCGCTCGCCGTGAAGGCCGCCCAGTAGAACGGGTGCGCCGACCGCCCGTGCCTGGCACGAGCCGAGATCACCTCCCGCTGCGCGGCGGCGATCGCGTCGGCGGCTCGCACCAATCCCCGCCCGCGTGCCTCGTAGAGCGCGCGCATCCACTCGCGCGTTGCCTCGTCGTCGACCGCCCACTGGCTCACGATCACGGTGCGCGCTCCGGCGAGGTGGAACGCGCGCTGCATGCCAAGAACGCCCTCGCGCGACCACGCCTCGCCGACTCCGGTGTGACAGGCGGAGAGCACGACCCAGTCGACTCCGCGCAGATCGAGCGTCGTCACCTCTTCCGCGGTGAGCAGGCCGTCGGGTCCACTGTGGCCTGGGTCCAGCGCGTGGTTCGCGCCCGCCAGCGCGAGCAATACCTGGCGGTCCTCCCACGGCGACCGCTCGGGCGCGGCGGCCGGCTGAGCGCGCGCGGCGGCCGCCGGCTTTGCGGCGGTTGGCGCTGCACCGACCGGCTCGACCCCGCCCACGCCGCGCGCGCCGTTCGCAGCCGACAAGCCCGCGCATTCGCTGCCCAGCACGATGCCGTGGGTGGCGAGATGCAGCACGAGCTGGTGTCCCGCCAGGCGCTCGAGCGCGTCCTCGGTCGCGGCCGAGCCCTCGAGGCGAGTCACGTCGCCGGAGGTCGAGCACGCGCGGCGCCACGTCGACTCGATGTCACGCGCTTCGGCGGCGGCGCCGGGAAGCGGCGGCAAGTGCGTGAGCGCTTCACGATCGCAGGCCGACATCGGCGCAAGCGCGGCGTTGGCCACCGGCGTAAGCGGGGCGCCGGCGCCACGGTCGTAGTCCACGCCGCCGACCGCCAGAAGTCCGCGTCCGGCCGGCTCGGGCGATCCGCGCAGCAGCTCGCGCTCGGCGCCGAGCACGCGCACCAGCGGACCCTTCTGGACGAGGTAGCCGCCTGCGATCGGCAGCGCGCCCCAGGGCAACCCTTCGACCGGCGCGTCGGGCACGACGTCCACTTCGCGCGCGTC from the Candidatus Sulfotelmatobacter sp. genome contains:
- a CDS encoding serpin family protein produces the protein MKRFALTCAVGLSYVASLPTHPTLGVAGTAASKPTAPSSTRAGEAIARFGFELFARVAPSPGNACVSPLSVAMALAMAREGASGTTAQQMSATLHLGPEPSAEFSDLRRQLAPRDSAYELDIANALWVGAATPLESAYRSKVEKSYGARLQPLDFSQPGAASDTINAWVAKATRGRIPGLVTPGALSPATRLVITNATYFAGRWEHAFEKAATRDEDFHSPKATIQAPFMQATRSYGYADDARVQLLELPYAGDRLQMLLILPRSAADLEPVERDFTLPKLNRWLAAMKERSVEVHLPRFRFDADCALERELPALGMLDAFDPARADFSGIDGRRDLFIGAVIHRTFVAVDEQGTTAAAATGVIMPTAIIRPMPVVFRADHPFLFVIRDPRTGVVLFLGRLEQPES
- a CDS encoding CBS domain-containing protein encodes the protein MRVREVMTVPVETCGSDSELAAAAMLMWDHDCGALPVTEPGSSRVVGVITDRDICMAVATRRRGPHEIRVCDAMSRSLQSIGPEEELSAALQRMAESQVRRLPVIDASGAAVGMLSLNDVVLRVETPRLRPRRASLSDAVMHAFKAVCGHRQRLAGAGP
- a CDS encoding Do family serine endopeptidase, whose protein sequence is MKRSSRVRTTAMVVGIPLVLLLAAIVADTTLRSGAQAYAGHPLADNVVAPALALSRTFEQVAARVRPEVVSVYSEKIVKVRSLPFGDDDFFRQFFGDGAMPFQTPQEQSIPQRGMGSGIVIDEHGDILTNHHVVDGVDQIRVRLADQRTMTAKVVGSDAKADIAVIRIEGDVPSNLPIARFGDSDSIRVGDLVLAIGAPFGLTQTVTQGIISATGRSNVGIEDYEDFLQTDAPINPGNSGGPLVDMRGDVVGMNTAIATHLGQSAGVGFAIPANLIQHELPTLLRGGQIARGFLGVTIQDLTPDLARDFHMNGKVGALVSEVRKDSPAERAGIETGDVIVSYDHRPIDDSRELRNAVAATLPGRRVEVGVMRIGRQRSLEVELGSQSGTPLAAAPAPEGRNLLGRLGLEVEPLTPALAQNAGVDDTRGVAIRSIAPGTVASMSGLRPGDVIVEADHKSVATVAQLEHEVAADPKNLLLRVDRRGSSLYVALAAPTS
- a CDS encoding S53 family peptidase, translated to MLKKSLLGTFLLLVVAVALSGCGKHSASQLTGAQPLDSSTSDGLTGVPFNHNPNILQPESSIPVAGEMHTDHLIFVGANAPRGTAALATTASYSPSQIKTAYGVPSSGGSGTIVIVDAFNDQYALADFNAFSAQFGLPQETSTNVTASTNRVFQIVYASGSKPRNNSGWSQEEDLDIEWAHAMAPNAKIVLIEAASNSNANLYGADDLAATISGAHQCSNSWGGGESSSESGSDSHFNHSGMTYLFSTGDTGGARDYPAASPNVVAVGGTSLLLTGSNSRSSETVWNGTGCGPSSYESRPSYQSGVASVVGTHRGIGDVAAVADPNTGVLVYWHGGWYIFGGTSVACPVIAGIVNVAGANRGGPSAENTFVYGGLGGANFYDVTSGTAGSYHAAAGYDFPTGVGAPIGIAGF